Sequence from the Dyadobacter subterraneus genome:
CGAACTTTTGAAGGTGAAAATGAATAATATTATGCAAAGCGATTTATCGGAAATATAGAGTCAACTACCTGGAAACATTGATTTTAGACTATTGCTTTGCATAATCTTTAACTATCCATAACCAATTGCTATTGGCCTGATGGCATTTTCCGCTAAGTTATTATCAATCTCAATTTGCCCGTGAAGTGCGTAAGCACTCAGTCCCTCCCAACGTGATAAGCTGTAAGCAATAGCCTGACCTAGGGGACTTTTTGGAATAACTAGCGGAAGCTGGTGTGTCATCCACTCCTTTAATTCCAAAAGAACCGGAACCGACTTTTCCTGTCTCAACTTTGTTTTCTCTTCCCAATCCAATTTTTCTTCCCGCATTTGCTGCTCGAGAGCGTAGAGTACCTGCATGCGTTCAAGCACATAAGTCGATCTTTCTTTATCGTATTTAAGGGCGTCTACGAATTTGCGGCGGGCATGAGCCATACAGTAGACCAAAAGAATATCCGGATCATTACCAAAAAGCTTTTCGTAGACGGAATAACCGTCCACTTGCAATATACCGGCATATCCTTCCAGCATCTGTTTAGGACCGCTTTGGTCTCGGCCTTTCTGGTAATCAAACAGCGTCAGTTTATCACAAGGGGCATTATATATCCAAATATAGCCTTGATGGATACCATTTTTATGATCTCTGTCAAGTACCTTCAATGGTGTTTCGTCGGCCTGCAAATATTTCTGGTTGAGAACCAGGAGTTTTAATAGCTCCCATAATGGAGCTAAATGCTGCCATCCCTTCATGATCCAGTCAGAAGCGGTGGAAGCAGGAACATTTACTCCTAACCGCCTGTACTTGTCAATCTGGCGGTGAAGTGGAAGGCCAAATACATATTTGTCTACAACCATTTGGGCAATGACCGCTTCGGAAGGGATACCCTTTTCGATCACACGATCCGGAAGTGATGCGGTTATAATGCCCTCACCATTAGCATGGGCATATTTGTAACGGATATATCGCTTTACATAGAACTCAGCAGGAATCAGATCCAAAACCTCTGTGACTTCTTCTCCGATGATAGTGCAGCCGGTAACATCTTCTGTGGGTTCAATGATAATAATTTCACGGCGTAGGTTTTCCGGAAGCGCCATTCGGCCTGCTCCTTTTTCACGTTTTTTAGCTGGCGCTTTTTCCTTTACAACTTCAACTGCCTGCTCGGAAAGCTCTTCCTGCTGATGTTGGACGGTACCCAGTTCAAAGAGGTCGATCTGGTTTACGTCCGTGTGGACGCCGGCCAGTTTCTCATTCTTTTTTCCGAATATGTACCGCTTGTATTTATCAAGTTCAAAGTTCAGCTCCTGGATCTGCTGATCCTTTTCGGATATTAATTCCAGCGACTTTTTATGCGCGGCAAGTGCCTGCTCATAGAGTAATTTATAGTCCGTCGCTGTATCTTCCATTACCCGAAGATAAGGCATAAAAACTAGCTATACAACCTTATAAGGCACTTTTTTGTGG
This genomic interval carries:
- the tnpC gene encoding IS66 family transposase; translated protein: MPYLRVMEDTATDYKLLYEQALAAHKKSLELISEKDQQIQELNFELDKYKRYIFGKKNEKLAGVHTDVNQIDLFELGTVQHQQEELSEQAVEVVKEKAPAKKREKGAGRMALPENLRREIIIIEPTEDVTGCTIIGEEVTEVLDLIPAEFYVKRYIRYKYAHANGEGIITASLPDRVIEKGIPSEAVIAQMVVDKYVFGLPLHRQIDKYRRLGVNVPASTASDWIMKGWQHLAPLWELLKLLVLNQKYLQADETPLKVLDRDHKNGIHQGYIWIYNAPCDKLTLFDYQKGRDQSGPKQMLEGYAGILQVDGYSVYEKLFGNDPDILLVYCMAHARRKFVDALKYDKERSTYVLERMQVLYALEQQMREEKLDWEEKTKLRQEKSVPVLLELKEWMTHQLPLVIPKSPLGQAIAYSLSRWEGLSAYALHGQIEIDNNLAENAIRPIAIGYG